TGGATACCCAGCTCTTTTAAATTTTCCGCACGTTTTGGTCCTACGCCCGATAAAACACTGATATCATCTGATAAATCCACTTACGTTCCTCCTCTCAGCTTTAAAATACGAATTTTTTCTTCATTGTTATTAATATAGCATTTTTACCCCTATAAAAAAAGCCAAACAGCAAGTGTTTGGCTTTTAGATTGCTTAATTATTCAGCTGAAAACAAGTATGGATAAACCGGTTGGCCGCCTTCATGAAGCTCTGTTTCCAGATCTTCAAATTCAGTAGTCAATGCTTCTGCAAATTGCTCTGCTTCTTTCATTGTACCACCTTCACCAACAATGATCGTCACGATTTCAGTCTCTTCGTCGATCATGCGTTTTAATGTATCCAATGATGCTTTAGCCATGTCTGGTTCAGAAACGACGATTTTTCCGTCGATCATTCCTAGATAGTCATCTTTTTTGATTTCAACGTTATCGATCGTTGTATCACGTACAGCTGTCGTAACCTGACCGCTAACAACACTTTCGATCATTTCTGTCATCGTTGCTTTATTTTCTTCTAGTGATTGTTGATCATTGAAAGCAAGCATCGCTGTCATTCCTTGAGAAATTGTCTTTGTAGGGACAACGGCTACAGGAATATCTGCTACTTCTGCTGCTTGATCAGCTGCCATGAAGATATTTTTATTATTTGGTAAAATGATCACTTGATCCGCATTGACTTCTTTCACTGCTTTCAAGATGTCTTCTGTACTTGGGTTCATTGTTTGGCCGCCGCTGATGATATAGCTTGCTCCTAAGCTGCGGAATAATTCCTGAACGCCTTCTCCAGCTGCGATCGCAATCACTGCGTAAGGAACACGCGCTTTGGGTGCAACTGCTGCTTGTGCATCATGCTCAACCAACGTTTCATGCTGTAAGCGCATGTTGTCGACTTTGATTTTAACAAGTGAACCGAATTTTTGTCCGTAGTTCATTACTTCACCAGGGTGTTCGGTATGCACGTGCACTTTGATGATTTCATCGTCATTGACAACCAGTAAAGAGTCGCCTAGTTCGTTCAGGTAATTTCTGAATGTGTCATAGTCGAAGTCACTATCTACAGTTGGTCCTTCACCGATTTGTACCATGATTTCTGTACAATAACCGAATTTGATATCTTCTGTGGCAACATGTCCGCTAACACCGCGGTGATGCTCCGCATTGACCATTTCGTCCATTTCGCCTGGTGATGGTTCATAGACTTCTGTTGCTAAGAAATTGCCGGATAAAGCTTCTAAGAATCCTTCATAGATAAATAGTAATCCTTGACCTCCGCTGTCTACAACGCCGACTTCTTTTAACACTGGTAAAAGATCTGGTGTTTTAGCTAAAGCGCGTTTAGCACCTTTAACGACAGCTTCCATCACTTCAATACAATCATCTGTTTCTTTTGCTTTACGTTCACCTGAACGAGCCGCTTCACGAGAAACAGTCAAAATTGTTCCTTCTACAGGTTTCATTACAGCTTTATAAGCTGTTTCTACCCCATGAGTAAACGCTGCGGCTAAGTCTTGTGCATTCAGCGTAACAACGTCTGGAATTTGTTTAGAAAAACCACGGAATAATTGCGATAAAATAACCCCAGAGTTTCCTCTAGCGCCCATCAATAATCCTTTTGAAAGGACTGTTGTTAGTTCTCCAACTTTTTCAGAACGAGAATCTGCTACAGCTTTTGCTCCACTTGTCATGGATAAATTCATATTTGTTCCTGTATCACCATCCGGCACAGGGAAAACATTCAATGAGTTGACATACTCTGCATTGACATGCAGACGACTCGCACCAGCCTGAACCATTTCTTGGAACTGACTTGCACTGATTTCTGTTACATTCACCTAAAAATCCTCCTTTAGATTGCTGCTAATAGACGAAAAGTATTTCTTCTATTTAACAGTCGGCTGCCTAGTCAGGCAACACACGAACACCTTGTACAAAAACGTTGACAGAATTAGCAGTGACACCAAGTAATGTCTCAAGGTTGTATTTGACTTTTTCTTGTACATTTCGAGAAACTTCTGAAATCTTTGTTCCATAACTTACGATTGTATATACGTCGACCGCAACGCCATTTTCTTCTTGACGTACGACTACACCTTTAGAGAAATTCTCTTTGCGCAAAATGCCATTTAAATTATCTTTGATTTGGTTTTTACTAGCCATCCCGACGATTCCGTAGATATCTGTCGCAGCTCCGCCAACTACAGTAGCGATAACCTCATTGGTAATCTCAATGGTGCCTGCTGGTGTTTTTATTTTTACAGCCATTGATGAAAGCCTCCTTAGAGAGCATAATTGCCCTATTTTCTTCTATAATATTTTAACATAGCAACCCCTTAATGAAAAGGAAGTTAATTAGAATATTATAGAGTGTCTCATCAAATTTACCAATAATTGTACAATTTACATTGTTTGTCAAGAAATGTCAAACACATTTCTTCAATCTCGCTAGCCAAACAAACAGTTGTTTATCGTAAAAAAAATAAAATCAACGACTCGTCCAGTGAACGAATCATTGATTTTATTTTCTAATTCCTATTATTGATTGAACTAATTTTCTTTGTAAGCAATTCTTGTTTGTAGTTTCGGACGAATTCCTGCTTCAAAGAAATTACTGATATCTGCAGCGCCTGAAGATAGAATAAGCTTGTAAGTCTCTTGCTCATTTACTAAAGAAGGAATATATGGATTCTTAGTTTCTTTAGCTATAAGTAACGTCATTGTGATCGCTGACTTCTTGCCATTCATTGTATCCAGTACATACCAACGGCTATTGCCGTTTGCTAATGCTGAATACAGCGTACCTTCAAATACAAACGAATCTTCGCCGATCGAATACGCCAAAGTTACACTGTTTTGAGCCTGACCAAGCGCCAGATTAAAATCAGTAATATTCCCAGCATACGTCTTCTTACCTGATATATCAGAATAAATAATTTCAGAATAAGCATCTGCATCCAGTAACTCATACTTTCCTTCAGTAACAGAGCTTGCTTGTACTTCTGTCTTGAATTCAAAAGTGAACAATGCGGTCAACACGATCACCAATATGGATATAGCTATTTTTTTACTACTTTTAGACATCTTAACACCTCCTAAAAGCTATAATACAAAACACAAAATCATAAGTCAATATAAATTCAAAACAAATAGAACATTTTAGTTTACAAAAATCACTAGTTTTTTGTAAGCTTAATTTTTTCACCCTATCTAAAAATCTACTTGCAAAAAACTGCTTTCTATGATAAATTAAGTTAGTATGAGCTGAAAACTATCGCTCCGAGATCAAAGCAAAGGAGGAAACTAAAAATGGCAAAAGTATGTTACTTTACTGGTCGTAAGACAAGCAGCGGCAATAACCGCTCACATGCAATGAACGCTACTAAACGTACTGTTAAACCTAACTTGCAAAAAGTTCGTGTATTAATAGACGGTAAACCTAAAAAAGTTTGGGTGTCAACTCGTGCTTTGAAATCTGGTAAAATCGAGCGTGTTTAATAAAAAATAATGCAAAAAGCTGAACGTTTCCGTTCAGCTTTTTTTATTTAGATCACGGCTTTGAATCACAGCGATCATCCCTGAATCAAATGAAAACGATGCGCTGTTGCTAACAAATTCATTGCTGGCGTAAGACGTCGGTATCGGGACATCTACATGATCCAAAGTATATTTGCTTTCTGTCAATGTTAAGTTATTGACTGGCGTCAAACAACAATAAGCGAGGTACGTCATTCCAACTTCTTTTGTAATCGAATAGCTTCCAGGACCGTAATACGTAATGCTATTTTGCCGATCCTTCAACTGAATTTGCGAAGCAAACGCTTGAAATTGCGGTTCTAACGGCAACCAAAGATTTGAAAGAAAATGATCTGCTCTACCTCCTGTAGCCCCAATGATCGTTATTTCCGCCTCAGGAAATTTTTCAAACGCCTTCATCAACGCTAGCTGAGTATCTGTAAAATCCTTTTCAGCTTGTGCCTGTTCAATTTCTTTCACTTCTTTTTTTACACGTTCAAATTCTTCCAGCCTTAACGAATCGAAATCGCCCACAGCTAAATCTAGTTTCCAACCACGCTCCAAGCTATACAAACTACCACGATCGATGCCTATGATAAAATCAAACTGATCGATCGAAAACTGCGGCCATTCTTCCGGCGAGCCGCCAGCCACAAGTAGTATTTCCATTAATCCAGCACAGCTCTCAACGCAGCAATTCTATCTTTTGGACTCTCAGAATTATAAATATATGATCCCGCAACAAAAACATTAGCACCTGCTTCTTTACAGCGTTTTGCTGTTTCCGGCTCGATTCCGCCATCGACCTCAATATCATACGCATAACCTTTAGTATCTTTCCATTCTTTCAGTTGGGCAATTTTATCTAATGAACTTTCAATAAAGCTTTGACCGCCAAATCCCGGATTTACCGTCATGATCAAGACTTGATCTACTAAATCCAACACATATTCAATTGCTGATAATGGCGTTCCAGGATTAATCACGACTCCAGCTTTTACACCTGATGCTTTGATCATTTGGACAGCACGATGAATATGAGGTGTCGATTCTTGATGAACCGTGATAATGTCTGCACCAGCTTTAGCAAATTCTTCAATGTAATTTTCTGGTTGAACGATCATTAAATGAACATCCAACGGCAATTTCGTAGTTGGACGGATCGCAGAAACTACATTTGGGCCTAAAGTGATATTAGGAACAAATTGCCCATCCATCACATCCACATGGATATAGTCTGCACCTAATTTCTCAACCAATTGAATATCTCTTTCCAAATTTGCAAAATCTGCGCTTAAAATCGATGGTGCTAATTTCATAAAAAAAGTCCTCCCTCAT
This sequence is a window from Enterococcus wangshanyuanii. Protein-coding genes within it:
- a CDS encoding DAK2 domain-containing protein; translated protein: MNVTEISASQFQEMVQAGASRLHVNAEYVNSLNVFPVPDGDTGTNMNLSMTSGAKAVADSRSEKVGELTTVLSKGLLMGARGNSGVILSQLFRGFSKQIPDVVTLNAQDLAAAFTHGVETAYKAVMKPVEGTILTVSREAARSGERKAKETDDCIEVMEAVVKGAKRALAKTPDLLPVLKEVGVVDSGGQGLLFIYEGFLEALSGNFLATEVYEPSPGEMDEMVNAEHHRGVSGHVATEDIKFGYCTEIMVQIGEGPTVDSDFDYDTFRNYLNELGDSLLVVNDDEIIKVHVHTEHPGEVMNYGQKFGSLVKIKVDNMRLQHETLVEHDAQAAVAPKARVPYAVIAIAAGEGVQELFRSLGASYIISGGQTMNPSTEDILKAVKEVNADQVIILPNNKNIFMAADQAAEVADIPVAVVPTKTISQGMTAMLAFNDQQSLEENKATMTEMIESVVSGQVTTAVRDTTIDNVEIKKDDYLGMIDGKIVVSEPDMAKASLDTLKRMIDEETEIVTIIVGEGGTMKEAEQFAEALTTEFEDLETELHEGGQPVYPYLFSAE
- a CDS encoding Asp23/Gls24 family envelope stress response protein, producing MAVKIKTPAGTIEITNEVIATVVGGAATDIYGIVGMASKNQIKDNLNGILRKENFSKGVVVRQEENGVAVDVYTIVSYGTKISEVSRNVQEKVKYNLETLLGVTANSVNVFVQGVRVLPD
- the rpmB gene encoding 50S ribosomal protein L28, which encodes MAKVCYFTGRKTSSGNNRSHAMNATKRTVKPNLQKVRVLIDGKPKKVWVSTRALKSGKIERV
- a CDS encoding thiamine diphosphokinase; this encodes MEILLVAGGSPEEWPQFSIDQFDFIIGIDRGSLYSLERGWKLDLAVGDFDSLRLEEFERVKKEVKEIEQAQAEKDFTDTQLALMKAFEKFPEAEITIIGATGGRADHFLSNLWLPLEPQFQAFASQIQLKDRQNSITYYGPGSYSITKEVGMTYLAYCCLTPVNNLTLTESKYTLDHVDVPIPTSYASNEFVSNSASFSFDSGMIAVIQSRDLNKKS
- the rpe gene encoding ribulose-phosphate 3-epimerase; its protein translation is MKLAPSILSADFANLERDIQLVEKLGADYIHVDVMDGQFVPNITLGPNVVSAIRPTTKLPLDVHLMIVQPENYIEEFAKAGADIITVHQESTPHIHRAVQMIKASGVKAGVVINPGTPLSAIEYVLDLVDQVLIMTVNPGFGGQSFIESSLDKIAQLKEWKDTKGYAYDIEVDGGIEPETAKRCKEAGANVFVAGSYIYNSESPKDRIAALRAVLD